In Pseudomonas oryzicola, one DNA window encodes the following:
- the puuE gene encoding allantoinase PuuE: protein MSADYPRDLIGYGNNPPHPQWPGNARIALSFVLNYEEGGERNILHGDKESEAFLSEMVAAQPLQGVRNMSMESLYEYGSRAGVWRLLKLFKDSGVPLTIFAVAMAARRHPDVIRAMVEAGHEICSHGYRWIDYQYMDEAQEREHMLEAIRILTEITGERPLGWYTGRTGPNTRRLVMEEGGFLYDSDTYDDDLPYWEPNNPTGKPHLVIPYTLDTNDMRFTQVQGFNCGEQFFQYLKDAFDVLYAEGAEAPKMLSIGLHCRLVGRPARLAALKRFVDYAKSHDQVWFARRVDIARHWHTTHPYKKENA from the coding sequence GTGAGCGCTGACTATCCTCGCGACCTGATCGGTTACGGCAACAACCCTCCTCACCCGCAATGGCCGGGCAACGCTCGCATCGCGCTGTCTTTCGTCCTCAACTACGAGGAAGGCGGCGAACGCAACATTCTGCACGGCGACAAGGAATCCGAAGCGTTCCTCTCCGAAATGGTCGCTGCCCAGCCTCTGCAGGGCGTGCGCAACATGAGCATGGAATCGCTCTACGAGTACGGCAGCCGCGCCGGCGTGTGGCGCCTGCTGAAGCTGTTCAAGGACAGCGGCGTACCGCTGACCATCTTCGCCGTGGCCATGGCCGCCCGGCGCCACCCTGACGTGATCCGCGCCATGGTCGAAGCCGGCCATGAGATCTGCAGCCACGGCTACCGCTGGATCGACTACCAGTACATGGACGAGGCCCAGGAGCGCGAGCACATGCTCGAAGCCATCCGCATCCTCACCGAAATCACTGGCGAACGCCCGCTGGGCTGGTACACCGGCCGCACCGGCCCGAACACCCGCCGCCTGGTGATGGAGGAAGGTGGCTTCCTCTACGACAGCGACACCTATGACGACGACCTGCCCTACTGGGAGCCGAACAACCCCACCGGCAAGCCGCACCTGGTGATCCCCTACACCCTCGACACCAACGACATGCGCTTCACCCAGGTACAAGGCTTCAACTGCGGCGAGCAGTTCTTCCAGTACCTCAAGGATGCCTTCGATGTGCTGTACGCCGAAGGTGCCGAGGCACCGAAGATGCTGTCGATCGGCCTGCATTGCCGCCTGGTCGGGCGCCCGGCGCGCCTGGCCGCGCTGAAGCGCTTCGTCGACTACGCCAAAAGCCATGACCAGGTCTGGTTCGCCCGTCGCGTGGACATCGCCCGCCACTGGCACACCACCCACCCGTACAAGAAAGAGAACGCCTGA